The segment CGATCGTCGGCAAGGGCCACCTGGACATCGCCCTTGAAGACGGCACCCTCAAGCGCATCGGCGTAACCCGCGCGCACCTTGAAGAAGACGCCGGCAAGAGCCTGCACGAAGACTTCAACGGCGCCACCGGCATCGACCTGAACCGCGCCGGCACCCCGCTGCTGGAGATCGTCTCCGAGCCGGACATGCGCAGCGCCAAAGAGGCCGTGGCCTACGTCAAGGCGATCCACGCCCTGGTGCGCTACCTGGGCATCTGCGACGGCAACATGGCCGAAGGCTCGCTGCGTTGCGACTGCAACGTGTCGATCCGCCCGAAAGGCCAGGTCGAGTTCGGCACCCGCTGCGAGATCAAGAACGTCAACTCGTTCCGCTTCATCGAGCGCGCCATCAACAGCGAGATCCAGCGCCAGATCGACCTGATCGAGGACGGCGGCAAGGTGGTGCAGGAAACCCGCCTGTACGACCCGAACAAAGACGAGACCCGCTCCATGCGCAGCAAGGAGGAAGCCAACGACTACCGTTACTTCCCCGACCCGGACCTGCTGCCGGTGGTCATCGAGCCGTCCTTCCTCGACAGCGTGCGCGCCTCGCTGCCTGAGCTGCCCACACAAAAGGTCGAACGCTTCCAGAGCCAGTACGGCCTGTCGGCCTATGACGCCAACGTGCTGGCCGCAAGCCGCGAACAGGCCGAGTACTTCGAGCAGGTGGTCGCCATTGGTGGCGACGCCAAGCTTGCCGCCAACTGGGTCATGGTCGAGCTGGGCAGCCTGCTGAACAAGCTGGGCGTCGAAATCGACCAGTCGCCGGTCAGCGCCGAGCACCTGGGTGGCATGCTGCTGCGCATCCGTGACAACACCATCAGCGGCAAGATCGCCAAGACCGTGTTCGAGAAGATGGCCGCCGGCGAAGGCACTGCCGACCAGGTGATCGAAGCCAACGGCCTCAAGCAGGTGACCGACACCGGCGCCATCGAGAAGGTGCTGGACGAAATGCTCGCCGCCAACGCCGAGCAGGTCGAACAGTACCGCGCCGCCGACGAGGCCAAGCGCGGCAAGATGTTCGGCTTCTTCGTCGGCCAGGCAATGAAAGCCTCCAAAGGCAAGGCCAACCCGGGGCAAGTGAACCAAATGCTCAAGGCCAAGCTCGAAGGGTGATCCCGATTGCAGGGCAACCCGCTCCCACGTGGGAGCGGGCTTGCCCCGCGATTGTCAGTGGCAACAGCGGAGCATCCGACTTGCTAAAGCGTTCCCTCACCACCCTCACCCTCTTCTCCCTGCTGGCCGGCTGCGCCAGCCATGACATCGACCCCCGCGGCTACGACCAAAGCGGCACCGCCTCCTACTACGGCGCCCGCCACCACGGCAAACGCACCGCCAGTGGCGAGCCCTTCAACCAGCACGGCCTCACCGCCGCCCACCGCAGCCTGCCCTTCGGCACCCGCGTGCTGGTCACCAACCTCAGCAACCAGCAAAGCGTGGTGGTACGCATCAACGACCGCGGCCCGCATACCCGTGGCCGGCTGATCGACCTGTCACGGGCTGCTGCAGAAAAAATCGGCATGCTCCGTAGCGGAACGGCGCGCGTGCGGGTACAAGGTCTGAGCGACTGACCTGACTGGAGCCCTTCGCCATTTTCGACCTGGCCACCCTCCCAACCTTCAGCCTCCTGCAACTGGCCGCAGGCCTGCTGCTGCTGATCATCGGCGCCGAACTGCTGGTGCGCGCGGCCCTGCGCCTGGCCACCCGCCTGCACGTGCGCCCGCTGATCATCGGCCTGAGCCTGGTGGCCTTCGGCAGCACCGCGCCGCAACTGACCGTGAGCCTGCAGGCCGCCTACCAGGGCGCGCCGGACGTCGCCGTGGGCAGCGTGGTCGGCAGCAACATATTCAACGTGCTGGTGATTCTCGGCCTGGCCGCGCTGATCATCCCGTTACGGGTATCACGCCAACTGGTGCGCCTGGACATCCCGCTGATGATCGGCGCCAGCGCGCTGGTCTCTGCACTGGCCGGCAACGGCCTGCTGGGGCGCTTCGAAGGTGCGGTGCTGCTGCTGGGGCTGCTGGGCTACCTGCTGATGCTCTGGCACCAGTCGCGGCACTACGCCCGCACCTACCCCCATGCACAGGCCGCGCACACCAGCGCCTGGCGCTTCTGGAGCGCAACCTTGCTGCAGACCTTGCTGGGGCTTGGCCTGCTGAGCCTGGCCGGGCACCTGCTGTTGGAGGCCGCTGTAGAGGTGGCCACCGACCTGGGCCTGTCGGAGCGCATCATCGGCCTGACCGTGGTGGCGGTGTGCACCTCGCTGCCGGAGCTGGCCGCCGCGCTGCTCGCCGCGCTGCGCGGCGAGCGGGAGATCGCCGTGGGCACAGTGATCGGCAGCAACCTGTTCAACCTGCTGGCCGTGCTGGGGCTGACCGCACTGGTCACCCCCGAGCCGCTGTCCATCTCCCCCAACGCCCTGGCCTTCGACCTGCCGGTGATGCTCGGGGTCGCCGCGCTGTGCCTGCCGGTGTTCTACTCCGGCTACCGCGTCACCCGCGCCGAAGGCCTGGTGTTCCTCTGCCTGTACCTGGCCTACGGCCTGCACGTGGTGACCTTCACCACCGGCCTGCCGCTGGCCGGGCGCCTCGAACGACTGATGCTGTTCTACGTACTGCCGGTGCTGGGCGTCGTGCTGCTTTACACCACGGTCCGCGCCTGGCGCCGCCAACACTGAGGGTAAAACATGACTGACAGGAAAAAAGCCGGCGAACAGATTCGCCGCCAGGTGATGGGTGATGTGTTCGTCGACCGCGCGCTGGGCAACGCTACCGACTTCACCCAGCCACTGCAGGACTTCGTCAACGAGCACGCCTGGGGCAGCGTCTGGGCCCGCGACGGCCTGCCATTGAAAACCCGCAGCCTGATCACCCTGGCCACCCTGACCGCGCTCAAGTGCCCGCAGGAGCTCAAGGGGCACGTGCGCGGGGCACTGAACAACGGCTGCACGGTGGAGGAGATCCGCGAAGCGCTGCTGCACTGCGCGGTGTATGCCGGGGTGCCGGCGGCGATCGATGCATTCCGTGCGGCGCAGGAAGTGATAGACAGCTATCAGGGCTGATGGCCCTATCGCCGGCAAGCCGGCCCCTACAGGTGTTGCACCTGAATGCGGCGCGATCCCTGTAGGAGCGGGCTTGCCCGCGAAGAGGCCGGCCCGGCAGACGCTACCTGGCCTGGCGCGCCTTTTTCATGCGGAACGCCACCCACAGCACTGCAATCCAGGCCGGAATCAGCATCACCGAAATGCGGATCGGCGGCGTCAGGTACATCACCACCAGAATCAGCACGATGAATGCCAGGCACAGGTAGTTGCTGACCGGGTGCCCCCAGCTGCGGTAGAACGGCGTGATGCCGGCCGCAAGCTTGGCCTTGCGGAACTTGAGGTGAGTAATACTGATGCTCGCCCAGTTGATCACCAGCGCCGACACCGCCAGCGCCATCAGCAGGCCGAAGGCTTCGCCCGGCATCAGGTAGTTGATCACCACGCACAGGCCGGTGGCGAAGGCCGACACGCCCAGGGCGGTCAGCGGTACGCCACGGCGGCTGACTTTCAGCAGTTGGCGTGGCGCATCCCCCTGCGAGGCCAGGCCGAACAACATGCGGCTGTTGGCGTACACGCAGCTGTTGTACACCGACAGCGCGGCAGTCAGCACCACCACGTTGAGGATGGTCGCCACCAGGTCGCTGTCCAGCTCGTGGAAGATCATCACGAACGGGCTGCCGCCCTGCACCACCTTCTGCCACGGGTACAGCGACAGCAGCACCGCCAGGGCGCCGATGTAGAAGATCAAAATGCGGTACACCACCTGGTTGGTGGCCTTGGGGATGCTCTCGCGCGGGTTGGCCGCCTCGGCGGCGGTAATGCCCACCAGCTCCAGGCCGCCAAAGCTGAACATGATCACCGCCAGCGCCATCACCAGCCCGGTGATGCCATTGGGGAAGAAGCCGCCGTATTGCCACAGGTTGGCCACGCTGGCATCCGGGCCGCCGTGGCCGCTGCCCAGCAGCCAGGCACCGAAGCCGATCATGCTGACGATGGCCACCACCTTGACCAGGGCGAACCAGAACTCCAGCTCGCCGTAAACTTTTACCTGGGTCAGGTTGATGGCGTTGATCACCACGAAGAAGATCGCCGCCGTGGCCCAGGTGGGGAAGTCCGGCCACCAGTACTTGACGTAGATACCCACGGCGGTGAGCTCGGCCATGCCGACCAGCACGTATACCACCCAGTAGTTCCAGCCCGAAACAAAGCCTGCGAACTCGCTCCAGTACTGGTGGGCAAAGTGGCTGAAGCTGCCGGCGACCGGTTCTTCGACCACCATCTCGCCGAGCTGGCGCATGATCAGGAAGGCCATCAGGCCGGCGACCGCATAGCCCAGCAGCACCGAAGGGCCGGCCAACTGGATGGTCTGGGCGATGCCCAGGAACAGCCCGGTGCCGATGGCACCGCCCAGCGCGATCAGCTGGATATGGCGGTTCTTCAGCCCGCGCTGCAAGCGCTCGGGCGTGCTCTGGTCTTGCATGAAGTGTCCTTTAGGTGTGGCAGTGTTCATTTATTGTTAGTGCAGCGAGGCTCTAGATCCAGCCGCCCCACTGCAAGACGAAAATTCCGATATTGGTGGTGATTGCCGCCATCAGCGTGGTGATCACGATGATCGACGCCGCCAGTTCATGGTTGCCGTTGGCGGCCCGCGCCATCACGTAGCTGGCCGCCGCCGTGGGGCTGCCGATGTACAGGAACAGGATGCCCAGCTCGGCGCCCCTGAAGCCACATAGCCAGGCGCCCAGGGTGCCCAGCAGCGGTAGCCAGACCATCTTCACCAGGCTCACGTCCACAGCCAGCTTGCCGCTGTCGCGCAAGGCCGCCAGCGACAGGGTGCCGCCAATGCAGATCAGCGCCAGCGGCAGGGTCATCTGCGCCAGGTAGTCGCCGGAGGTGAGCAGCCAGTTGGGCAGCGGCACCTGGCCGTAGGCCATGGGCGTTGCGGCCAGCACACTGAGAATCAGCGGGTTGCTGAAGATGTTCTTGCAGATGCTCCACGGGTCGGACTTGAGGTTCGGGCTGTACACCGCCAGTACCACCGCCGACAGCGAGTTGTACATGAGGATCACCAGGCCCGCGAGCACCGCCCCCAGCGAGATGCCGTAGTCGCCGTACAGGCTGGCCGCCAGGGCCAGGCCGATCACCCCGTTGTTGCCGCGAAACGCGCCCTGGGTGTAGATGCCGCGGTCGGCCAGCGGGCTGCGCCAGATGGCCATGCCCCAGGACAGGGCGAAGCCCACCAGGGTGGCGATGATGAAGTAGAAGATCACCCCGGGCTTGACCGCTGCGGCCAGGTCGGCGTGGTAGATGCCGAGGAACAGCAGCGCCGGCATGCACACATTGAATACCAGCGACGAGGCGACCTTGCTGAAATTGTCGTCGATCAGGCCGATGCGCCGGAGCAATACGCCCATGAACAGCATGGCGAACACGGGGGCCGTGATGTTCAGTGTCTGGATAAGAAGGGCGAGCATGCCGCGCGATCCTGAGGGTTGCCGTTAGGGGGCTAATCATACGTCAGTGCCAGTGCCTTGCGCCCGTCGAAGCTGCCAGTTGGCAGCAATAACCGCGCTTGACGTAGGAAATTTCCTGATTATGATGACGAACACTGTACATGCATACAGTTAAACGGAATATCCAGACAGTGCAAGGAGCAAATCATGTCAGGAATGCAGCATTCGCCTGTGGCCAACCAAGCCCAGGCCAACCTCGTGGTCGCCGACCTCGAGCAACTGTTCGACCAGCAGGGCATCGCCCTGCCCGGCCCGGACAGCCACCTGGTGCTGGTCATGCACGGGCATCACACCCTCAAGTACCACCGCTTCGACGCCCCCGCGGCCAGCCCGCAACCGGACAACCGCGGGCCGCAATTGTTCTTCGAAGGCGCTGAGCACACCGCCATTGGCGATAACACCCTGTTACGCTTCGAGGCCGGCCAGCCCGGCATCCCTGCGCACCAGGCGCCCCTGCCGCTGCCCAACGGCCTGCACCTGACCTACGGCCAGGTGATTGCCCTGGGTGGCGACTTCTATGGCCTGCCAGAGCAGCCGATCGCCGACGGTGCCAACCAGGCCGAGCGCATCGCGCGTTTTACCCAGGCGTTCGATTCGCTGGCCCGGTTGCCAGCAGCCAAAGATGAAGCCGAGCAGATTCTCGCCGTCATGCAGGAAGAAATCCGCGCGGCCAACCAGGCAATCAAGGACGGGCGCCAGCCCCACGAAGCCTACGACGCCCTCGGCGACAGCCTGTCGGCGCGCTGGAACCGTATCACCGGCGGCGGCAGCTTCGTCTCCGACCTGTTCCCGCTGGGCCGCTACCTGAAGCTTGCGGCCAGCAACTGGGACCACTTCGGCCCCTGGGCGCTACTGGCCTACCAGGCCGGCCACAGCGCCGCCCTGCGCCAGGCCCTCACCGCCCACGCCAGCGGCGCCGAGCAGGACCTGCAACTGGCCTACGCGATGAACGCCTTCGCCGACCACTTCCTCACCGACCTGTTCTCGGCAGGCCACCTGCGGGTGCCGCGCAAGGCACTGGCCGACAGCGTCACCCCAAGCGATGTCGGCTCGCTGATTTCGCGTTTCATGCACGATGAGGACAGCCAGTACGGCCTGGTGGTGCGCAACGCCGAAGGTGAGCAGTGGCGCGCCTATGGCGACAAGCGTTACTTCGACAGCGTCGATGTGGCCAACCGGCGCCAGGTCGCGCGCGCGGTGCAGCGCTCGGCGGATGAAGTGTTCGAAGCCTTCGTGTCCGGCCACCTGCCACAGCCGGCTGACTACACCGCCCTGCGCCTGGTCCCCGACCTGCAAGCTGCCGAGCAGGACCTGGTGCCCGGCAACTTCGCCCCGCTGTACTTCCAGCAAGGCAAGACCGTGCTGCGGCGCAAGGACGTCAACGACCTCAACGACCGCAACCGCACCGCCGACTGGTGGGGCTGGAGCACCTACCTGCTGCTCAAGGACTACCAGCCGAACACACCCGCCGGGTTCATCCCGGCGCCGGGCGGCTCACCGTCGATCAGCAGTTGGCAGCGCCAGCAGCCGGACGGCCTGAACTGGCAGCGCGGCAACGCGGTGCGCTATGCGTACAGCATCACCGACCGGCTCGATGAGTCGTACATCGGTCCCTGGAGCGCCTATGCCGAGCTGGCCGAACAGTTTCACCCCACCCTGCAAGTACCGGTGGACGGCCAGCGACGCGGGCGCAACCTGTTCCGCCAGTTCCGCGGCGGCTCGCCAGAACTGATCGCCAGCCTGGATGGCCTGGCAACTACCTATACCGATCGCAACCCGTGAAAAGGAGGTCACCGATGACTGTCAGGATCAAACTGGAGCTGGCTTCGGGTCAGTCGTTGGCCGGCATGGCGCTGCAGGTGCTGCGTGATGGCCAGGTGATTGGCCAGGCCAAGGTGCCGGTGCAAGGGCCGCTGGTGCTTGAGGTGCCGGCCGGGGGTGGGCAGTTGGCGGTGCGGGCCGACCGCTTGCAGGCAAGCTAACCATTACCTGTAGGAGCCGGCTTGCCGGCGATGAGGCCCGTTCGGGCCACAAACATTCAGCGCCTGAACGGGCCTCATCGCTGGCAAGCCAGCTCCTACAGGTCCACGGCAAACCTTGGAGATGTCAGCGCCGTACCGGGCGCTTTTGCAGTTTGCGCTGCAGGGTGCGCCGGTGCATGCCCAGCGCCCGCGCGGTGGCGGAGATGTTGCCCTCGTGCTCACCCAGCACACGCTGGATGTGCTCCCACTGCAAACGGTCCACCGACATCGGGTTCTCTGGCACCAGGGTGTCCAGGTCGGTGTGCTCCGACAGCAATGCCGCCAGCACGTCATCGGCGTCGGCCGGCTTGCACAGGTAGTTGCAGGCGCCGCGCTTGACCGCCTCCACTGCCGTGGCAATGCTCGAGTAGCCGGTCAGGATGACCACGCGCATTTCCGGGTCCAGCGCCAGCAGCTTGGGCAGCAGCACCAGGCCCGAGTCGCCTTCCATCTTCAGGTCCAGGGTGGCGTAGTCGGGCAGGTCCTGCTCGGCCAGCTTCAGGCCTTCTTCAGCCGAGCTCGCGGTGCTCACGCGGAAACCGCGGCGGCTCATGGCGCGCGCCATCACCCGGGTGAAAGTGGCGTCGTCGTCCACCAGCAGCAGGTGCGGCAGTTCTTCGCCTTCGACCTGGTTTTCTTCGCTCATATCAATCTCCTCGCTTGCCATGGGGCAGGCGCAATTCGGTCAGGGTGCCACCCTGCTCATGACTATAGAGTTTCACCGAACCGCCCGCACGGGTCACGCTGGCCTTGCTCAAGAACAGGCCCAGGCCGAAGCCTTTGCCCTTGGTGGTAATGAAGGGTTTGCCGATGGCCTCGGCAATGGCCGGCGGTACGCC is part of the Pseudomonas fakonensis genome and harbors:
- the gatB gene encoding Asp-tRNA(Asn)/Glu-tRNA(Gln) amidotransferase subunit GatB, with amino-acid sequence MQWEVVIGLEIHTQLATQSKIFSGSATTFGSEPNTQASLVDLGMPGVLPVLNQEAVRMACMFGLAIDAEIGPRNVFARKNYFYPDLPKGYQISQMDLPIVGKGHLDIALEDGTLKRIGVTRAHLEEDAGKSLHEDFNGATGIDLNRAGTPLLEIVSEPDMRSAKEAVAYVKAIHALVRYLGICDGNMAEGSLRCDCNVSIRPKGQVEFGTRCEIKNVNSFRFIERAINSEIQRQIDLIEDGGKVVQETRLYDPNKDETRSMRSKEEANDYRYFPDPDLLPVVIEPSFLDSVRASLPELPTQKVERFQSQYGLSAYDANVLAASREQAEYFEQVVAIGGDAKLAANWVMVELGSLLNKLGVEIDQSPVSAEHLGGMLLRIRDNTISGKIAKTVFEKMAAGEGTADQVIEANGLKQVTDTGAIEKVLDEMLAANAEQVEQYRAADEAKRGKMFGFFVGQAMKASKGKANPGQVNQMLKAKLEG
- a CDS encoding septal ring lytic transglycosylase RlpA family protein; amino-acid sequence: MLKRSLTTLTLFSLLAGCASHDIDPRGYDQSGTASYYGARHHGKRTASGEPFNQHGLTAAHRSLPFGTRVLVTNLSNQQSVVVRINDRGPHTRGRLIDLSRAAAEKIGMLRSGTARVRVQGLSD
- a CDS encoding calcium/sodium antiporter, with protein sequence MAAGLLLLIIGAELLVRAALRLATRLHVRPLIIGLSLVAFGSTAPQLTVSLQAAYQGAPDVAVGSVVGSNIFNVLVILGLAALIIPLRVSRQLVRLDIPLMIGASALVSALAGNGLLGRFEGAVLLLGLLGYLLMLWHQSRHYARTYPHAQAAHTSAWRFWSATLLQTLLGLGLLSLAGHLLLEAAVEVATDLGLSERIIGLTVVAVCTSLPELAAALLAALRGEREIAVGTVIGSNLFNLLAVLGLTALVTPEPLSISPNALAFDLPVMLGVAALCLPVFYSGYRVTRAEGLVFLCLYLAYGLHVVTFTTGLPLAGRLERLMLFYVLPVLGVVLLYTTVRAWRRQH
- a CDS encoding carboxymuconolactone decarboxylase family protein translates to MTDRKKAGEQIRRQVMGDVFVDRALGNATDFTQPLQDFVNEHAWGSVWARDGLPLKTRSLITLATLTALKCPQELKGHVRGALNNGCTVEEIREALLHCAVYAGVPAAIDAFRAAQEVIDSYQG
- a CDS encoding amino acid permease, translating into MQDQSTPERLQRGLKNRHIQLIALGGAIGTGLFLGIAQTIQLAGPSVLLGYAVAGLMAFLIMRQLGEMVVEEPVAGSFSHFAHQYWSEFAGFVSGWNYWVVYVLVGMAELTAVGIYVKYWWPDFPTWATAAIFFVVINAINLTQVKVYGELEFWFALVKVVAIVSMIGFGAWLLGSGHGGPDASVANLWQYGGFFPNGITGLVMALAVIMFSFGGLELVGITAAEAANPRESIPKATNQVVYRILIFYIGALAVLLSLYPWQKVVQGGSPFVMIFHELDSDLVATILNVVVLTAALSVYNSCVYANSRMLFGLASQGDAPRQLLKVSRRGVPLTALGVSAFATGLCVVINYLMPGEAFGLLMALAVSALVINWASISITHLKFRKAKLAAGITPFYRSWGHPVSNYLCLAFIVLILVVMYLTPPIRISVMLIPAWIAVLWVAFRMKKARQAR
- a CDS encoding AEC family transporter, whose product is MLALLIQTLNITAPVFAMLFMGVLLRRIGLIDDNFSKVASSLVFNVCMPALLFLGIYHADLAAAVKPGVIFYFIIATLVGFALSWGMAIWRSPLADRGIYTQGAFRGNNGVIGLALAASLYGDYGISLGAVLAGLVILMYNSLSAVVLAVYSPNLKSDPWSICKNIFSNPLILSVLAATPMAYGQVPLPNWLLTSGDYLAQMTLPLALICIGGTLSLAALRDSGKLAVDVSLVKMVWLPLLGTLGAWLCGFRGAELGILFLYIGSPTAAASYVMARAANGNHELAASIIVITTLMAAITTNIGIFVLQWGGWI
- a CDS encoding phospholipase, producing MSGMQHSPVANQAQANLVVADLEQLFDQQGIALPGPDSHLVLVMHGHHTLKYHRFDAPAASPQPDNRGPQLFFEGAEHTAIGDNTLLRFEAGQPGIPAHQAPLPLPNGLHLTYGQVIALGGDFYGLPEQPIADGANQAERIARFTQAFDSLARLPAAKDEAEQILAVMQEEIRAANQAIKDGRQPHEAYDALGDSLSARWNRITGGGSFVSDLFPLGRYLKLAASNWDHFGPWALLAYQAGHSAALRQALTAHASGAEQDLQLAYAMNAFADHFLTDLFSAGHLRVPRKALADSVTPSDVGSLISRFMHDEDSQYGLVVRNAEGEQWRAYGDKRYFDSVDVANRRQVARAVQRSADEVFEAFVSGHLPQPADYTALRLVPDLQAAEQDLVPGNFAPLYFQQGKTVLRRKDVNDLNDRNRTADWWGWSTYLLLKDYQPNTPAGFIPAPGGSPSISSWQRQQPDGLNWQRGNAVRYAYSITDRLDESYIGPWSAYAELAEQFHPTLQVPVDGQRRGRNLFRQFRGGSPELIASLDGLATTYTDRNP
- a CDS encoding response regulator transcription factor; protein product: MSEENQVEGEELPHLLLVDDDATFTRVMARAMSRRGFRVSTASSAEEGLKLAEQDLPDYATLDLKMEGDSGLVLLPKLLALDPEMRVVILTGYSSIATAVEAVKRGACNYLCKPADADDVLAALLSEHTDLDTLVPENPMSVDRLQWEHIQRVLGEHEGNISATARALGMHRRTLQRKLQKRPVRR